The following are encoded in a window of Kitasatospora fiedleri genomic DNA:
- a CDS encoding PIN domain-containing protein: protein MSKRLKVKARSEGTLVLDAQGLSLHVDGDEGMRARVEVAERTGRRVALSALTPLEVRRSGPAADRLRFLLSRFDVKPVTDAVMDAAAHLLDTSGLDGHECLVDALVVATAALCAPPVLLVTSDRSHIPALCKAAEELPGSPIVKIVHV, encoded by the coding sequence GTGAGCAAGCGCCTCAAGGTCAAGGCCAGGAGCGAGGGCACTCTGGTCCTGGACGCCCAGGGGCTCTCGCTGCACGTCGACGGCGACGAGGGCATGCGGGCACGCGTCGAGGTGGCCGAACGCACCGGCCGCCGGGTCGCGCTCTCCGCCCTGACCCCGCTGGAGGTCCGCCGGAGCGGCCCCGCCGCCGACCGACTCCGGTTCCTGCTCTCCCGCTTCGACGTGAAGCCCGTCACCGACGCGGTGATGGACGCCGCCGCCCACCTGCTCGACACCTCGGGCCTCGACGGACACGAGTGCCTGGTCGACGCCCTCGTGGTCGCCACCGCCGCCCTCTGCGCGCCGCCGGTCCTGCTCGTCACCTCCGACCGGTCGCACATTCCGGCGCTGTGCAAGGCCGCCGAGGAACTCCCGGGCTCCCCCATCGTGAAGATCGTCCACGTCTGA
- a CDS encoding DMT family transporter, whose amino-acid sequence MAVVSLDVRPRFARDLPLLAVAVVWGSSFLVVKRVAGPETVVAVLVLRFGLVLPVLGAVAWRRLRGLSAAQWAGGALLGVVLGAVFLLETYGAVHTSATNAGLVISLTMVFTPLAEAALRRSAPSGAFLAAAALSVLGVALLTGDGGLRAPSAGDLLVLGAAGARTVNVLATARLRAVRGVDALALTWVQLAFATAVFVLASPFAGRSPLSVAGSLDAARWGLLLYLSLLCTLFAFFVQLWAVRATSPSRVSLLLGTEPLWAALCGVLLAGDRPGPFALLGAVAVLAGTEWGRRRAPGVLESL is encoded by the coding sequence GTGGCCGTGGTGTCGCTCGATGTCCGTCCGCGGTTCGCGCGGGACCTGCCGCTGCTGGCGGTGGCGGTGGTGTGGGGGTCCAGCTTCCTGGTGGTGAAGCGGGTGGCCGGGCCGGAGACGGTGGTCGCGGTGCTGGTGCTGCGGTTCGGGCTGGTGCTGCCGGTGCTGGGGGCGGTGGCGTGGCGGCGGCTGCGCGGGCTGTCGGCGGCGCAGTGGGCCGGCGGGGCGCTGCTGGGGGTGGTGCTGGGGGCGGTGTTCCTGCTGGAGACGTACGGGGCGGTGCACACCTCGGCGACCAACGCGGGGTTGGTGATCAGTCTGACGATGGTGTTCACGCCGCTGGCGGAGGCGGCGCTGCGGCGCAGCGCGCCGTCGGGGGCGTTCCTGGCGGCGGCGGCCCTGTCGGTGCTGGGGGTGGCGCTGCTGACCGGGGACGGCGGGCTGCGGGCGCCGTCGGCGGGCGACCTGCTGGTGCTGGGGGCGGCGGGGGCGCGGACGGTGAACGTGCTGGCGACGGCCCGGCTGCGGGCGGTGCGCGGGGTGGACGCGCTGGCCCTGACCTGGGTCCAACTGGCCTTCGCCACGGCGGTGTTCGTGCTGGCGTCGCCGTTCGCCGGCCGGTCTCCGCTGAGCGTGGCGGGGTCCTTGGACGCGGCCCGCTGGGGCCTGCTGCTGTACCTGTCGCTGCTGTGCACGCTGTTCGCGTTCTTCGTGCAGCTGTGGGCGGTGCGGGCGACCTCGCCGTCCCGGGTGAGCCTGCTGCTGGGCACCGAGCCGCTGTGGGCGGCGCTGTGCGGGGTGCTGCTGGCGGGGGACCGGCCGGGGCCGTTCGCGCTGCTGGGGGCGGTGGCGGTGCTGGCGGGCACCGAGTGGGGGCGGCGGCGGGCGCCGGGCGTCCTTGAGAGCTTGTGA
- a CDS encoding geranylgeranyl reductase family protein, which produces MTETAVESTADVIVVGAGPAGSSTAYWLAQAGLDVLLLEKTEFPREKVCGDGLTPRAVKQLVDMGIDVSTENGWLQNKGLRIIGGGVRLELDWPELASFPDYGLVRKRADFDELLARQAQKAGARLYENCNVSGPVQDRTGRITGVTAKLGPDKREVEFHAPLVVAADGNSTRLSLAMGLHRLESRPMGVAYRTYFTSPRHDDDYLESWLELWDTRGGQKKLLPGYGWIFGMGDGTSNVGLGILNSSPAFGDLNWREVLKSWCAGMPEEWGYTPENMTEPIRGAALPMAFNRQPHYTRGLLLVGDAGGLVNPFNGEGIAYAMESGQLAAGVIVQAMARITPEGRERALARYPQLLKDTYGGYYTLGRAFVKLIGNDRVMRIAAERGLTHPVLMKFVLKLLANLTDPSGGDAADRIINGLTKVAPRA; this is translated from the coding sequence ATGACCGAGACCGCCGTCGAGTCCACCGCCGACGTCATCGTGGTCGGCGCCGGTCCGGCCGGCTCCAGCACCGCCTACTGGCTGGCCCAGGCGGGACTGGACGTGCTGCTGCTGGAGAAGACCGAGTTCCCGCGCGAGAAGGTGTGCGGGGACGGCCTGACCCCGCGGGCCGTCAAGCAGCTGGTCGACATGGGCATCGACGTGTCCACCGAGAACGGCTGGCTCCAGAACAAGGGCCTGCGGATCATCGGCGGCGGCGTCCGGCTGGAGCTGGACTGGCCGGAGCTGGCCTCCTTCCCCGACTACGGCCTGGTGCGCAAGCGCGCCGACTTCGACGAACTGCTGGCCCGGCAGGCGCAGAAGGCCGGCGCCCGGCTGTACGAGAACTGCAACGTCAGCGGCCCGGTCCAGGACCGCACCGGGCGGATCACCGGCGTCACCGCCAAGCTCGGGCCGGACAAGCGCGAGGTCGAGTTCCACGCGCCGCTGGTGGTGGCCGCGGACGGCAACTCGACCCGGCTGTCGCTGGCCATGGGCCTGCACCGGCTCGAGTCCCGGCCGATGGGCGTCGCCTACCGGACGTACTTCACCTCGCCCCGGCACGACGACGACTACCTGGAGTCCTGGCTGGAGCTGTGGGACACCCGCGGCGGTCAGAAGAAGCTGCTGCCCGGCTACGGCTGGATCTTCGGCATGGGCGACGGCACCTCCAACGTCGGCCTGGGCATCCTCAACTCCTCGCCCGCCTTCGGCGACCTCAACTGGCGCGAAGTGCTCAAGAGCTGGTGCGCCGGCATGCCCGAGGAGTGGGGCTACACCCCGGAGAACATGACCGAGCCGATCCGCGGCGCGGCCCTGCCGATGGCCTTCAACCGGCAGCCGCACTACACCCGCGGCCTGCTGCTGGTCGGCGACGCGGGCGGCCTGGTCAACCCGTTCAACGGCGAGGGCATCGCCTATGCGATGGAATCCGGCCAACTCGCCGCGGGCGTCATCGTCCAGGCCATGGCCCGGATCACCCCCGAGGGCCGGGAACGCGCCCTGGCCCGCTACCCCCAGCTGCTCAAGGACACCTACGGCGGCTACTACACCCTCGGCCGCGCCTTCGTGAAGCTGATCGGCAACGACCGGGTGATGCGGATCGCCGCCGAACGCGGCCTCACCCACCCCGTCCTGATGAAGTTCGTCCTCAAGCTCCTCGCCAACCTGACCGACCCGAGCGGCGGCGACGCCGCGGACCGGATCATCAACGGCCTGACCAAGGTCGCGCCCCGCGCCTGA
- a CDS encoding PIN domain-containing protein gives MIGYLVDASALWHLFRAPGALRAWEGHIAAGALHVCEPTRAEFLYCATSPAHRDELADELDTLCGTAAVPESAWRWVDSAQYRLTQRGLHRSAGAIDLLVCATAAHHDLTVLHVDNDFTTVASVVPDLRERDARG, from the coding sequence TTGATCGGCTATCTGGTCGACGCCTCGGCCCTGTGGCACCTGTTCCGCGCCCCGGGGGCGCTGCGTGCCTGGGAGGGGCACATCGCCGCCGGGGCGCTGCACGTCTGCGAGCCCACCCGCGCCGAGTTCCTGTACTGCGCCACGAGTCCGGCGCACCGCGACGAGCTGGCCGACGAACTGGACACCCTGTGCGGCACCGCTGCGGTGCCCGAGTCGGCCTGGCGATGGGTGGATTCCGCCCAGTACAGGCTGACGCAGCGGGGCCTGCACCGCTCGGCCGGTGCGATCGACCTGCTGGTCTGTGCCACCGCCGCCCACCACGACCTCACGGTGCTGCACGTCGACAACGACTTCACCACCGTCGCGTCCGTCGTGCCCGACCTCCGCGAGCGGGACGCCCGGGGCTGA
- a CDS encoding NADH-quinone oxidoreductase subunit A — protein sequence MNAYAPILVLGAIAAAFAVGSVVMASLTGPKRYNRAKLEAYECGIEPTPQPVGGGRFPIKYYLTAMLFIVFDIEIVFLYPWAVSFDALGIFGLVEMLLFIATVFVAYAYVWRRGGLEWD from the coding sequence ATGAATGCCTACGCGCCGATCCTCGTACTCGGTGCCATCGCGGCGGCGTTCGCGGTCGGCTCCGTCGTGATGGCCTCGCTCACCGGCCCGAAGCGCTACAACCGGGCCAAGTTGGAGGCGTACGAGTGCGGTATCGAACCGACCCCGCAGCCGGTGGGCGGCGGGCGGTTCCCGATCAAGTACTACCTGACGGCGATGCTCTTCATCGTCTTCGACATCGAGATCGTCTTCCTCTACCCCTGGGCGGTCAGCTTCGACGCCCTGGGGATCTTCGGGCTGGTCGAGATGCTCCTGTTCATCGCCACCGTGTTCGTCGCCTACGCCTACGTCTGGCGCCGCGGCGGCCTGGAGTGGGACTGA
- a CDS encoding NuoB/complex I 20 kDa subunit family protein, producing the protein MGIEEKLPSGFLLTSVEAAAGWVRKASVFPATFGLACCAIEMMTTGAGRYDLARFGMEVFRGSPRQADLMIVAGRVSQKMAPVLRQVYDQMPNPKWVISMGVCASSGGMFNNYAIVQGVDHIVPVDIYLPGCPPRPEMLLDAIVKLHEKIQHEKLGVNRRRAEEEAERLALQAVPTSEMRGLLR; encoded by the coding sequence ATGGGTATCGAGGAGAAGCTGCCGAGCGGCTTCCTGCTCACCAGCGTGGAGGCCGCCGCGGGCTGGGTGCGGAAGGCTTCGGTCTTCCCGGCGACCTTCGGTCTGGCCTGCTGCGCGATCGAGATGATGACCACCGGCGCGGGCCGCTACGACCTGGCCCGGTTCGGCATGGAGGTCTTCCGGGGCTCGCCCCGGCAGGCCGACCTGATGATCGTGGCGGGCCGGGTGAGCCAGAAGATGGCGCCGGTGCTGCGGCAGGTCTACGACCAGATGCCGAACCCGAAGTGGGTCATCTCGATGGGCGTGTGCGCCTCCTCGGGCGGCATGTTCAACAACTACGCGATCGTCCAGGGCGTCGACCACATCGTCCCGGTGGACATCTACCTGCCGGGCTGCCCGCCCCGCCCGGAGATGCTGCTGGACGCGATCGTCAAGCTGCACGAGAAGATCCAGCACGAGAAGCTCGGCGTGAACCGCCGCCGGGCCGAGGAGGAGGCCGAGCGCCTCGCGCTGCAGGCCGTCCCGACCAGCGAGATGCGGGGGCTGCTGCGATGA
- a CDS encoding type II toxin-antitoxin system VapB family antitoxin yields MSVTQIDIDDEALAAAMKLMGTTTKKDTVNNALREYTARMKRLEAAERLAARGARGEFDAAAAARAAAEQARQEGLA; encoded by the coding sequence GTGAGCGTCACGCAGATCGACATCGACGACGAGGCCCTCGCCGCCGCGATGAAACTGATGGGCACCACCACCAAGAAGGACACCGTCAACAACGCCCTCCGCGAGTACACGGCGCGCATGAAGCGGCTGGAGGCGGCGGAACGGCTCGCCGCCAGGGGCGCCCGGGGCGAGTTCGACGCGGCCGCGGCCGCGCGGGCGGCCGCCGAGCAGGCCCGCCAGGAGGGCCTCGCTTGA
- a CDS encoding NADH-quinone oxidoreductase subunit D: MSSTHYEAGARETTEGRVFTVTGGDWGEVAEAVAGADDERIIVNMGPQHPSTHGVLRLILEIDGETVTEARCGIGYLHTGIEKNMEFRNWVQGTTFVTRMDYLTPLYNETAYCLAVEKLLGITADVPERATVIRVLMMELNRISSHLVALATGGMEIGSTTLMIYGFRDREVVLDIFELVTGLRMNHAYVRPGGLAQDLPPGAVDKIREGVNLLRSRMHEYDKLATDNPVFKARLVDVGFLDLPGCLALGATGPILRATGLPHDLRKSDPYCGYETYDFDVAVADTADSYGRFLIRLEEMRQSLRIVEQCLERLAPGPVMVADKKIAWPSQLAVGPDGMGNSLDHIRKIMGTSMEALIHHFKLVTEGFKVPVGQAYAAVESPKGELGVHVVSDGGTRPYRVHFRDPSFTNLQTMAAMCEGGPLADVIVAVAGIDPVMGGVDR, translated from the coding sequence ATGAGCAGCACCCACTACGAAGCAGGCGCCCGGGAGACCACCGAGGGACGGGTGTTCACCGTCACCGGCGGCGACTGGGGCGAGGTCGCCGAGGCGGTGGCCGGCGCCGACGACGAGCGGATCATCGTCAACATGGGCCCGCAGCACCCGTCCACCCACGGCGTGCTGCGGCTGATCCTGGAGATCGACGGCGAGACGGTCACCGAGGCCCGCTGCGGCATCGGCTACCTGCACACCGGCATCGAGAAGAACATGGAGTTCCGCAACTGGGTGCAGGGCACCACGTTCGTGACGCGGATGGACTACCTCACCCCGCTGTACAACGAGACCGCCTACTGCCTGGCCGTGGAGAAGCTGCTCGGGATCACCGCCGACGTGCCCGAGCGGGCCACCGTGATCCGGGTGCTGATGATGGAGCTCAACCGGATCTCCTCGCACCTGGTGGCCCTGGCCACCGGCGGCATGGAGATCGGCTCCACCACCCTGATGATCTACGGCTTCCGGGACCGCGAGGTCGTCCTGGACATCTTCGAGCTGGTCACCGGCCTGCGGATGAACCACGCCTACGTCCGCCCCGGCGGCCTGGCCCAGGACCTGCCGCCCGGCGCGGTCGACAAGATCCGCGAGGGCGTCAACCTGCTGCGCTCGCGGATGCACGAGTACGACAAGCTGGCCACCGACAACCCGGTGTTCAAGGCCCGGCTGGTCGACGTCGGCTTCCTCGACCTGCCCGGCTGCCTGGCGCTCGGCGCCACCGGCCCGATCCTGCGGGCCACCGGGCTGCCGCACGACCTGCGCAAGTCGGACCCGTACTGCGGCTACGAGACCTACGACTTCGACGTCGCGGTGGCCGACACCGCGGACTCCTACGGGCGGTTCCTGATCCGGCTGGAGGAGATGCGGCAGTCGCTGCGGATCGTCGAGCAGTGCCTGGAGCGGCTGGCCCCCGGGCCGGTCATGGTGGCGGACAAGAAGATCGCCTGGCCGTCCCAGCTGGCCGTCGGCCCCGACGGCATGGGCAACTCGCTGGACCACATCCGGAAGATCATGGGCACCTCGATGGAGGCCCTGATCCACCACTTCAAGCTGGTCACCGAGGGCTTCAAGGTCCCGGTCGGCCAGGCCTACGCCGCGGTGGAGTCGCCCAAGGGCGAACTCGGCGTGCACGTGGTCAGCGACGGCGGCACCCGGCCCTACCGGGTGCACTTCCGCGACCCGTCGTTCACCAACCTGCAGACGATGGCCGCGATGTGCGAGGGCGGCCCGCTGGCCGACGTGATCGTGGCGGTGGCCGGGATCGACCCGGTGATGGGAGGCGTGGACCGGTGA
- the nuoE gene encoding NADH-quinone oxidoreductase subunit NuoE: MPALPAKPYPPEVEQRLAADARELIARYPQSRSALLPLLHLVQAEDGCVTPTGIRFCAEQLDLTTAEVTAVATFYTMYRRRPAGEYHVGVCTNTLCAVLGGDQIFDELSEHLGIANNRTTEDGSVSIERIECNAACDYAPVVMVNWEFFDNQTPESAKQLVDQLRAGQEVAPTRGAKLCSFKQTSRILAGFADERPGAVDESGAGGAPSLAGLRLARGEALPGTPGAKVVSPRHEGTEA, translated from the coding sequence CTGCCGGCGCTGCCGGCCAAGCCCTACCCGCCGGAGGTCGAGCAGCGACTCGCCGCCGACGCCCGGGAGTTGATCGCCCGCTACCCGCAGTCCCGCTCGGCGCTGCTGCCGCTGCTGCACCTGGTGCAGGCCGAGGACGGCTGCGTCACGCCGACCGGCATCCGGTTCTGCGCCGAGCAGTTGGACCTGACCACCGCCGAGGTCACCGCCGTCGCCACCTTCTACACCATGTACCGGCGGCGCCCGGCCGGCGAGTACCACGTCGGCGTGTGCACCAACACGCTGTGCGCGGTGCTCGGCGGCGACCAGATCTTCGACGAGCTCTCCGAGCACCTCGGGATCGCCAACAACCGCACCACCGAGGACGGGTCGGTCTCGATCGAGCGGATCGAGTGCAACGCGGCCTGCGACTACGCCCCCGTGGTGATGGTCAACTGGGAGTTCTTCGACAACCAGACGCCGGAGAGCGCCAAGCAGCTGGTCGACCAGCTGCGCGCCGGGCAGGAGGTGGCGCCCACCCGCGGCGCCAAGCTCTGCTCGTTCAAGCAGACCTCGCGCATCCTGGCCGGCTTCGCCGACGAGCGCCCCGGCGCGGTCGACGAGTCCGGGGCCGGCGGCGCGCCCTCACTGGCCGGCCTGCGGCTGGCCCGGGGCGAGGCGCTGCCCGGCACCCCAGGCGCCAAGGTGGTCTCCCCGCGGCACGAAGGGACGGAAGCGTGA
- the nuoF gene encoding NADH-quinone oxidoreductase subunit NuoF, with protein sequence MTSAEPAEKLLSPVLSASWDDQRPWTLETYRRHGGYDGLAAALAMPPDDVIALVKDAGLRGRGGAGFPTGMKWQFIPQNDGKPHYLVVNADESEPGTCKDIPLLFANPHALIEGMVIASYAIRCEHAFVYLRGEVVPVLRRLQAAVAEAYEAGYLGKDIQGSGIDLDITVHAGAGAYICGEETALLDSLEGRRGQPRLRPPFPAIAGLYACPTVVNNVESIASVPPILARGKDWFTSLGTEKSPGFTLYSLSGHVTNPGQYEAPLGITLRQLLDVSGGVRAGHRLKFWTPGGSSTPMFTEEHLDVPLDYEGVGAAGSMLGTKALQVFDETTCVVRAVTRWTEFYAHESCGKCTPCREGTYWLVQLLKRIEAGQGAAGDLEKLLDIADNINGKSFCALGDGAASPIVSSLQHFRAEYQQHIDEHRCPFDPAASTVWAGRASAHESATEREVHA encoded by the coding sequence ATGACCTCCGCCGAGCCGGCCGAGAAGCTCCTCTCCCCGGTCCTCTCCGCGTCCTGGGACGACCAGCGCCCCTGGACGCTGGAGACCTACCGCCGCCACGGCGGCTACGACGGCCTGGCCGCCGCCCTCGCGATGCCCCCGGACGACGTGATCGCCCTGGTCAAGGACGCCGGCCTGCGCGGGCGCGGCGGCGCGGGCTTCCCCACCGGCATGAAGTGGCAGTTCATCCCGCAGAACGACGGCAAGCCGCACTACCTGGTGGTCAACGCCGACGAGTCCGAGCCGGGCACCTGCAAGGACATCCCGCTGCTGTTCGCCAACCCGCACGCGCTGATCGAGGGCATGGTCATCGCCTCGTACGCGATCCGCTGCGAGCACGCCTTCGTCTACCTGCGCGGCGAGGTCGTCCCGGTGCTGCGCCGCCTCCAGGCGGCCGTCGCCGAGGCGTACGAGGCCGGGTACCTCGGCAAGGACATCCAGGGCTCCGGCATCGACCTGGACATCACCGTGCACGCCGGCGCGGGCGCGTACATCTGCGGCGAGGAGACCGCGCTGCTCGACTCGCTGGAGGGCCGCCGCGGCCAGCCCCGGCTGCGCCCGCCGTTCCCGGCGATCGCCGGCCTGTACGCCTGCCCGACGGTGGTGAACAACGTCGAGTCGATCGCCTCGGTGCCGCCGATCCTGGCCCGCGGCAAGGACTGGTTCACGTCGCTGGGCACCGAGAAGTCGCCCGGCTTCACGCTGTACTCGCTCTCCGGGCACGTCACCAACCCCGGCCAGTACGAGGCGCCGCTCGGCATCACGCTGCGCCAGCTGCTGGACGTCTCCGGCGGCGTCCGGGCCGGGCACCGGCTCAAGTTCTGGACCCCGGGCGGCTCCTCGACCCCCATGTTCACCGAGGAGCACCTGGACGTCCCGCTGGACTACGAGGGCGTCGGCGCGGCCGGCTCGATGCTCGGCACCAAGGCGCTCCAGGTCTTCGACGAGACCACCTGCGTGGTGCGGGCCGTCACCCGGTGGACCGAGTTCTACGCCCACGAGTCCTGCGGCAAGTGCACCCCGTGCCGCGAGGGCACCTACTGGCTGGTCCAACTGCTCAAGCGGATCGAGGCCGGGCAGGGCGCGGCCGGCGACCTGGAGAAGCTGCTGGACATCGCCGACAACATCAACGGCAAGTCCTTCTGCGCGCTGGGCGACGGCGCGGCCAGCCCGATCGTCTCCTCGCTCCAGCACTTCCGCGCCGAGTACCAGCAGCACATCGACGAACACCGCTGCCCGTTCGACCCGGCGGCCTCCACCGTCTGGGCCGGCCGGGCCTCCGCCCACGAGTCCGCCACCGAGAGGGAGGTGCACGCGTGA
- a CDS encoding NADH-quinone oxidoreductase subunit C, which translates to MSDSDRPEQAPEVPATRREIPVEVVGRRQGMFGARGTGDTSGFGGLDAPIVLPGASERPYGGWFDEVADEFEGALEEQGLDVADVIGKTVVDRGELTFHIEREHLLKSVRILRDDPALRFELCLGVSGVHYPQDKGRELHAVYHLRSITHTRLIRLEVTAPDADPRIPSVVSVYPTNDWHERETYDFFGLVFEGHPALTRIMMPDDWLGHPQRKDYPLGGIPVEYKGAQIPAPDQRRSYS; encoded by the coding sequence ATGAGCGACTCCGACCGGCCGGAGCAGGCGCCCGAGGTCCCGGCGACCCGGCGGGAGATCCCGGTCGAGGTGGTCGGCCGCCGGCAGGGCATGTTCGGCGCCCGCGGCACCGGCGACACCTCCGGCTTCGGCGGCCTGGACGCCCCGATCGTGCTGCCCGGCGCCAGCGAGCGCCCCTACGGCGGCTGGTTCGACGAGGTGGCCGACGAGTTCGAGGGCGCGCTGGAGGAGCAGGGCCTCGACGTCGCCGACGTGATCGGGAAGACCGTCGTCGACCGCGGCGAACTGACCTTCCACATCGAGCGCGAGCACCTGCTGAAGTCGGTGCGCATCCTGCGCGACGACCCGGCGCTCCGCTTCGAGCTGTGCCTGGGCGTCAGCGGCGTGCACTACCCGCAGGACAAGGGCCGGGAGCTGCACGCCGTCTACCACCTGCGCTCGATCACCCACACCCGGCTGATCCGGCTGGAGGTCACCGCGCCCGACGCGGACCCGCGGATTCCGTCCGTGGTGAGCGTCTACCCGACCAACGACTGGCACGAGCGGGAGACCTACGACTTCTTCGGCCTGGTCTTCGAGGGCCACCCGGCGCTCACCCGGATCATGATGCCGGACGACTGGCTGGGCCACCCGCAGCGCAAGGACTACCCGCTCGGCGGCATCCCCGTCGAGTACAAGGGCGCCCAGATCCCGGCTCCCGACCAGCGGAGGTCGTACAGCTGA